CCGGTGGCCCGGCTGACGACGGCCAGGCGGCCGGTGGTCGTCGCCGGCCGGGTGGAGGTGGTCGACGACGAGGTCGTCGTGCTCGACGGCGACCGCGAGGTGGCCCGCTTCCGGGAGATCGAGGCGGAGGTGGTGGCCGACGGCGGCGCCGACCTGCTGCCGGCGCTCGTCGAGCGGCTCGTCGCCGCCGGCGCCGACCCGGCGGCCCCGGTGCCGAAGCTGGTGCGGGCGCTCGGGGAGCGGGCCGCGGCCCCGCCCGAGCTGGTGCCGGTCGAGGTGCCCGACGACCCCCTCGTGGCCGACGTGGCGGCGGCCGCCCTGGTCGACGCCGTGCGCGAGGCCAGGGCGGGCGACCTGCTGGTGACGGCCGACCCCGGCAAGGGCGTGCTGGCGCTGCGCCGGGGCCTGCGGCTGGCCCGCTCGGCGCTGCGGACGCTGGCGCCGGTGCTCGACCGGGAGGTGTCCGAACCGGTCAGGGACGCCGCCGGCTGGGCCGTCGACGCGCTGACCCCGGCCCGCCTGGCCGAGCGGGTGGCGGCGACGGTCGGCGTGGTCGCAGTTGGGGCGCCGGCGGCGCGCGCCGCCGAGGAGCGGACGGCGGCGGCCGGGGCGGCCGCGGCCGCCCTCGACGGCGAGCCGTGGCTGCGCCTGCTCGACGACCTGGTGGCGCTGGCCGCCGACCCGCCGCGCGGGCCCGAGGCGGGGGCCAGCGCGGCCGAGGTGCTGCCCCGGATGGTGGCCGGGGCCTGGTCCGAGCTCGCCGCCGCCGTCGGCGGCGACCCCGCCGACGCCCCGCCCGACCGGCTCCGACGGCTCGTCACCGCGGCGAGGGACGCGGCCGAGCTGGCCGTGCCCGGCGTGGGCGACCCGGCCGCCGCGCTGTCGGTGGCCCTCGGCCGGGTCCGGCGGGTGCTCGGCGACCACCGGGACGCGCTGCTGGCCGCCGACTGGCTGGCCGCCGCGGGGGAGGACCCCGCTCCGGCGAGGGCCAGGGCGGAGGAGGCCACCGCCCGGTGGCCGGCGGCCTGGGCCGACGCCGTCGAGCGGGCCGCGTGGCTGGCGTGACCGGCGAGCCCGAGGTCCTCGCCGCCGGCGGGGTCGTGTGGCGCCGAACCGGCGAGGCCGTCGAGGTCCTGCTCGTGCACCGGCCCAAGCACGACGACTGGTCGCTGCCCAAGGGGAAGCTGAACGCCGGCGAGTCGCTGCCCGACGGCGCGCTCCGGGAGGTGGAGGAGGAGACCGGCCACCGCTGCCGGCTCGGCCCCGAGCTCGGGTCGACGCGCTACCTCGACGACCGGGGCAGGGACAAGCGGGTGACGTACTGGGCGATGACCGTCGAGGACGGCTCGTTCATCCCCAACGACGAGGTGGACGAGGTGCGCTGGGTGGCGCTCGACGAGGCCGCCGGCGCGCTCACCCACGAGCACGACCACGGCGTGGTCGCCGCCCTCCGCCCGCACCTGTAGTGGCCCGGCGGGCCGACCCCGCGGACTGGTTCGACCCCGCCGAGCTGGCCGAGGACCGCCGGGTCGGCGGCCGGCTGGCCCGCATCCGGGCGGCCCGGTGGCTGGCCGGCACGGGGACGCTGGCCGCCGTCGCCGCGACGGGCGCGGCCGGGCGGCTGGCGGACGGGGCCGGCGTGACCGCCTGGTTCCCCCGCCTGGTGCTGGTCGTCGCCGGGCTGGAGGCGCTGTCGCTCGCCTGGGACCCGGCCCTCGACGCGCTCGCCGACCGGGCCGAGGGCCGGGATCGACGGCGGGTGGTGGCCGGCACGGCGGCCGGGGCGGCGCTGTCGCTTGCCGCCGGCCTCTCCCTCGGCGCCGTCGTCGGCTGGGCCGTGCGGGCCGCGCCCGGCGCCTGGTGGCTGGCCGCCTGGGCCGTGGCCGTGGCCGCCGGCGCGATCGCCGGGGTGGTCGAGCCGCTCGCCGCCGCCCGCCCCTGGGCCGCCGGGCGCCGCGGCCACGGGGCCGCCGCCGTCGGCATCGGGCCGGCCCGCCGGGTGGTCGTCGCCGAGGAGGTGGTCGCCGGGCCGCCCGACGTGCTGGCCGCCGTCCTCGCCCACGAGGCCGCCCACACGAGGCACCACGACGCCGCCGTGCAGGCGGCGGCGACGGCGGCGGCCGCGCTGGCCGGCGCGGCCGTGCTCGGCGCCCTGTTCCCGGCCGGCCGGCTGCGGGACCCGGCGTCCCTCCCCGCCCTGCTCGCCGCCGGCCGGGTGCTCGCCCTGGCCGCCGCCGTCCCGCTGGCCGCCCTGTCCCGGGCCATGGAGCGGCGGGCCGACGCCGAGGCCGCCTCCCGCCTGCCCGACCCCGCCGCCCTCGCCGCCGCCACCCGGCGCCTCGCCCGGCGCCTCGACCCCGGCCCCGTCGAGCGCCTCCTCTCCGGCCACCCGCCGCCCGCGGACCGGCTGGCCGCCAACGTTGGCCGGCCGTTCACCTCGGGTTCACCGGGGCCTGGCTCCCGCGACACCCGCCGTCCCTAGCGTCGGTCCCGTGCGCACCACCGGCATCGCCGTCCTGGCCGCCACCACCCTCGCCGTCGCCGCCTGCGGCGGTTCGGGCGGCGGCGACGAGCGCTCGATCGTCATCTCGGGCTCGTCGACCGTCCAGCCCATCTCCGTGGCCGTCGGCGACGCCTTCCCGGGCGACGCCGACATCACCGTCGACGGCCCCGGGACCGGCGACGGCTTCCAGCTGTTCTGCGCCGGCGAGATCGACATCGCCGACGCCTCCCGCCCGATCCACGCCGACGACCCCGAGGAGGGCGGGATCTGCGAGGAGAACGGCATCGGGTACGTCGAGCTGCGGATCGGCATCGACGGCCTGACGGTGATGACGAGCGCGGCCAACCCCGACCCGCCCGCCTGCCTGGCCTTCGCCGACCTCTACGCGCTCGTGGGCCCCGAGAGCGAGGGGTTCGACTCGTGGAGCGACGCCGACGCGCTCGCCGCCGAGGTCGGCGCCCCGAACGCCCCCTACCCCGACCGGCCCCTGGACGTGGCCGGCCCCGGCGAGGAGTCCGGCACCTACGACTCGTTCGTGGAGATCGCCTTGAAGGGCATCGCCGAATCCCGGGTCGAGGCCGGCGCGCTGGAGGAGGACCTGGCCGGCTCGACCAGGGCCGACTACGACGCCAGTTCGGACGACAACCAGATCGTCGCCGCCGTCGAGGGCAGCGAGTCGTCGCTCGGCTGGGTCGGGTTCGGCGTGGCCGAGAGCGCCGGCGACGGCATCCGCGAGGTCCCGGTGAGCGACGGGGAGTCCGACTGCGTGGCGCCCACCCCCGACACCATCCGCTCCGGCGACTACCCCCTGTCCCGCTCGCTGTACCTCTACGTGAACCTGGCCAGCGCGGCCGAGAAGCCGGTGGTCGCCGAGTTCGTCGACTACTACCTCGGCGATGGCCTCTCGGCCGTCGAGGCCAGCGGCTACGTGGCCCTGTCCGAGGAGGACGTGGCCGCCACCCGGCAGGCCTGGGAGGACCGGGCCACGGGCGCCAGGGAGGGCTGAGGCGTGGGGGCCGTGCTGACCGTCGCCGACCTGCGCGGCGACCGCCGGCGGCTGCGGCGGGAGCGGGTCGTGCGCCGCGCCCTGGCCGGCGCGGCGGCCGTGTCGCTCGTCGTCAGCGCGCTGATCGTGTGGACGCTCGTCAGCAAGGCCGTCGCCTTCCTGGCCGAGGTCGACCCGGCCGACCTGTGGTCGGGCGGCTGGTTCCCCCGTCGCAGCGAGTTCGACCTCCGCCCGCTCGTCACCGGCACCCTCCTCACGTCGGGCATCGCCATGCTCGTCGCCGCGCCCCTGGGCCTCGGCGCGGCCGTGTACCTCTCGGAGTACGCGCCGCCCGGCGTGCGCCGCGCCCTGAAGCCGGCCCTCGAGATCCTCGCCGGCATCCCGAGCGTGGTCCTCGGCTTCTTCGCGCTGAACGTCGTCAACCCCGAGCTCGTGCAGCGGGTGTTCGGCGACGCCGACCGCCAGAACCTGCTGGCCGCCGGCATCGGCGTCGGCATCCTGTGCGTGCCCATCGTGGCGTCGATCTCCGAGGACGCCCTCCGGGCCGTGCCCCGGTCGCTGCGGGAGGCGGCCTACGGGCTCGGCTCCCGGCGCGCCGCGGTGTCGGCCAGGGTCGTCGTCCCGGCCGCCGTGTCCGGCATCGTCGCCGCCTTCGTGATCGCCGTGTCCCGGGCCATCGGCGAGACGCTCGTCGTCACCCTCGCCGCCGGGGCCAGCAACGGGTCGGCGCTCGTGCTCGACCCGAGGGAGCCGGGGCTGACGATGACGGCGGCGATGGCCACGCTCGTCAGCGGCACCGACCGCGTCGTCGGCGCGACCGCCGACAGCCTCTACCTCGTCGGCGCGCTGCTGTTCGCCGTCACCATGACCCTCAACCTCGTCGGCCAGCGGTTCGTCCGCCGGGTCCGGCACCGCTACTGATGGGCCCGGCGGCGAGCGTCCGGGCCACCCCGACCGACCTGGTCGAGCGCCAGCTGCGCGGGCGGCGCACGTCGGTCGGCGGGCTGGCCTTCGAGGCCGGCGTGCTGCTCGCCCTGCTGCTGTGCCTCGGCGTGCTCGTGTGGCTGCTGGCCACGGTGCTGGTCGACGGCGTTCCCGTCGTCGCCGACCGGGGCACCGACCTGTTCACCGGCGAGCTGGCGGCCACGGCCGAGCGGACCGGCCTGGCCCAGGGCATCTTCGGCTCGCTCGGCATCCTCCTGTTCGTCGCCGTGCTGTCGTTCCCGATCGGGGTCGGCGCCGCCGTCTACCTGGAGGAGTACGCCGGCGACACCCGCTTCACCCGGTTCGTCAACGTCAACATCCGCAACCTGGCCGGCGTGCCGTCGGTCGTCTACGGCCTGCTCGGGCTGGCCATCTTCGTGGAGGCCATGGGCGAGGTCACCGGCCCGTCGTCGAACGGCCGCAGCCTCGTCGCCGGCGGCCTGACGATGGCGGTGCTCGTCCTCCCGATCGTCGTGATCACGGCGGCCGAGGCCCTGCGGGCCGTGCCCGGCAGCCTCCGGGAGGCCGGCTTCGCCGTCGGCGCCACCCGGTGGGAGGTCACGCGGGGCCACGTGCTGCCCTACGCCGCGCCCGGCATCCTGACCGGCACCGTCCTCGCCTTCTCCAGGGCCGTCGGCGAGGCCGCGCCGCTGATCGTCATCGGCGCCGTCACCGGCCTCATCATCCGGGGCGAGCAGGGCCTGGCCGAGCGCTTCCAGGACCGGTTCACGGCCCTGCCCATGGAGATCTACACGTTCACCCGCAACTTCCGCGAGGGCTACCTGGACCTGGCGTCGGCCACGATCGTGGTCCTGCTCGGGGTCCTGCTGCTGGCCAACACGGCGGCCATCCTGTTGCGGAACCGGTACGACAAGAGGAGGCAGCCGTGACCGACGCGATGGTGGGCCAGGCGCCGGCACCGGCACCGGCGCCGGCGGCCGGAGGGCCGGCCACCGTGTTCGACGTGAGGGGCCTGACCGTCCGCTACGGCGCGTTCACCGCCGTCCGCGACGTCACCCTGGCCGTGCGGGGCAACGAGATCACGGC
The nucleotide sequence above comes from Acidimicrobiales bacterium. Encoded proteins:
- the pstC gene encoding phosphate ABC transporter permease subunit PstC, encoding MGAVLTVADLRGDRRRLRRERVVRRALAGAAAVSLVVSALIVWTLVSKAVAFLAEVDPADLWSGGWFPRRSEFDLRPLVTGTLLTSGIAMLVAAPLGLGAAVYLSEYAPPGVRRALKPALEILAGIPSVVLGFFALNVVNPELVQRVFGDADRQNLLAAGIGVGILCVPIVASISEDALRAVPRSLREAAYGLGSRRAAVSARVVVPAAVSGIVAAFVIAVSRAIGETLVVTLAAGASNGSALVLDPREPGLTMTAAMATLVSGTDRVVGATADSLYLVGALLFAVTMTLNLVGQRFVRRVRHRY
- a CDS encoding M48 family metalloprotease; translated protein: MARRADPADWFDPAELAEDRRVGGRLARIRAARWLAGTGTLAAVAATGAAGRLADGAGVTAWFPRLVLVVAGLEALSLAWDPALDALADRAEGRDRRRVVAGTAAGAALSLAAGLSLGAVVGWAVRAAPGAWWLAAWAVAVAAGAIAGVVEPLAAARPWAAGRRGHGAAAVGIGPARRVVVAEEVVAGPPDVLAAVLAHEAAHTRHHDAAVQAAATAAAALAGAAVLGALFPAGRLRDPASLPALLAAGRVLALAAAVPLAALSRAMERRADAEAASRLPDPAALAAATRRLARRLDPGPVERLLSGHPPPADRLAANVGRPFTSGSPGPGSRDTRRP
- a CDS encoding CHAD domain-containing protein, translated to PVARLTTARRPVVVAGRVEVVDDEVVVLDGDREVARFREIEAEVVADGGADLLPALVERLVAAGADPAAPVPKLVRALGERAAAPPELVPVEVPDDPLVADVAAAALVDAVREARAGDLLVTADPGKGVLALRRGLRLARSALRTLAPVLDREVSEPVRDAAGWAVDALTPARLAERVAATVGVVAVGAPAARAAEERTAAAGAAAAALDGEPWLRLLDDLVALAADPPRGPEAGASAAEVLPRMVAGAWSELAAAVGGDPADAPPDRLRRLVTAARDAAELAVPGVGDPAAALSVALGRVRRVLGDHRDALLAADWLAAAGEDPAPARARAEEATARWPAAWADAVERAAWLA
- a CDS encoding NUDIX hydrolase, giving the protein MAGVTGEPEVLAAGGVVWRRTGEAVEVLLVHRPKHDDWSLPKGKLNAGESLPDGALREVEEETGHRCRLGPELGSTRYLDDRGRDKRVTYWAMTVEDGSFIPNDEVDEVRWVALDEAAGALTHEHDHGVVAALRPHL
- a CDS encoding substrate-binding domain-containing protein, with translation MRTTGIAVLAATTLAVAACGGSGGGDERSIVISGSSTVQPISVAVGDAFPGDADITVDGPGTGDGFQLFCAGEIDIADASRPIHADDPEEGGICEENGIGYVELRIGIDGLTVMTSAANPDPPACLAFADLYALVGPESEGFDSWSDADALAAEVGAPNAPYPDRPLDVAGPGEESGTYDSFVEIALKGIAESRVEAGALEEDLAGSTRADYDASSDDNQIVAAVEGSESSLGWVGFGVAESAGDGIREVPVSDGESDCVAPTPDTIRSGDYPLSRSLYLYVNLASAAEKPVVAEFVDYYLGDGLSAVEASGYVALSEEDVAATRQAWEDRATGAREG
- the pstA gene encoding phosphate ABC transporter permease PstA; its protein translation is MGPAASVRATPTDLVERQLRGRRTSVGGLAFEAGVLLALLLCLGVLVWLLATVLVDGVPVVADRGTDLFTGELAATAERTGLAQGIFGSLGILLFVAVLSFPIGVGAAVYLEEYAGDTRFTRFVNVNIRNLAGVPSVVYGLLGLAIFVEAMGEVTGPSSNGRSLVAGGLTMAVLVLPIVVITAAEALRAVPGSLREAGFAVGATRWEVTRGHVLPYAAPGILTGTVLAFSRAVGEAAPLIVIGAVTGLIIRGEQGLAERFQDRFTALPMEIYTFTRNFREGYLDLASATIVVLLGVLLLANTAAILLRNRYDKRRQP